TGTGCAATGGGAATGGAAATGAAATTTCTCACTTTCTAACTTTTATAATCAtattccattgttttgttttaaaaggtacAGTTGGCCTAGGAATGTAAAACTTTCTAATAAATGGAATTCTCAGGCTTGGGAACTGTCAGGCTGTAAGATGAAACAGCTTGTTTTTATCACAGTGGTGTCTTGATCCTTTGCTTGTTTCCCTAAAATGGGGATTTTAATCAAATATGGCATTCTAAATAAAAAAGGAGCTTTTTCTGTATGACAGTTTGTGCAGTAAATGATGTACTGTGTTCTCCAGTTCTAAgtgctaaaatatatttttagtggGTATGGCAGATAAATTTTTAATTAACTCCAATATAGTTCAGAAAACTGCAGCTGTTTCATAATTCTTTTGTTACAGAGTTGTGTTCACTTTTCAGGTTTTCCACCTCAGCCTAGTGATGATGAATCAAGTAGTGATGAAACAAGCAATCGATCCAGTCCCACACTAAGGAGACGGCGTGCAAAGAAGAGGCTAGTCTCCAACTCTGAATCTGAGGGCGGGGCACCTAATGAACAGGACAGTGAACCTCCCAAAGAACAGCAACACAAACGCCAATTCAGTAGTGGCCTGAACAGATGCATTATACTGGCTTTGGTGATAGCAATCAGCATGGGATTTGGACACTTCTATGGTAAGTACATGAAATTTGAGTTGAATTACATAACTGACAGGTGGTGTACAAAATGTACATTTGGCATACCAGTATATTGTGATTCAGATTTTTCATTCAACATATTTATTCATGTCATAGGCTCCGTAGTCACAATGGGTGTTTTTTCTATTATTCCTTCAGAAGTACAGATTGTACTAACAAGTAACTTTGATTTCTAAATGTTTTGTCCAATACTGTCTTAACTCACATGATACAAGCTTATGGCACCATTAAGTTAAATATAAATCATATTAATATAACTTTGAAGTCTCTACCTTATCCTTACATTAGctgttcttctttcttcttttagCTTTTATCTTGTTTGATATTGCAGAAAGGAAATGTCTTGCTCTGTTCGTAAAGCACCGTGTACATTTACTTCACTAAATTATTAGCAGGGAACCGAGAACTCCGTTTGCCACAGAAAAAGGCAGAATTTgcgtttttacagagaatctttagtttttacagtttgtgaaaaaataaaattatatgctGTGGAACTCCAgttatctgatctaattgggaccGGGGCCAGATAGGATAATCAGAAATTAGGAGAATGAGGAGATCCCTGTCTGTCAGCCCCAGGAAGCGGCGGAGCTCCAGCTGTCATCTTAAAAATtgaaatatatcaataaaacattgtgttcaactgatacctatatatattgtggctagggaaacttaaaagttcagcatttcatttttatcATGGAAAAACTTggatttttatgttttgtttttttttggatCAGAGGATTTGTTTTTGTAACGGAAAACTAGAATCCCTGCTTAGTAGTAGTAATATTTTGGACTTATTCACCTTTTAAATCCTTTACTTTTCTATTGTTAGTCTTGTGGTAACCCTTATTGTTGCTGGCAAGATACTGGAAGACATTTCTGGCCTTCATCCAGTGATTCCTCAGTTGCTGAATGAGAGAACTAGATATACTTTTATTGAACAATTCAGAATCTCTCTCGCCTTTTACATTTTGTTTGGCGGGCAAAATATTAAGTAGCACTTGAAAATGTACCATAACTTTCAATGCAATTTCTCAGTGTAGTGATGGAATCCAGTGCAGGAGCTTCTCTCTGGCTTCTTAGTACAGTGTCTAAGGTTGATTCTTTTCTGTCCAATTTCAAACCTGAGCAGTAGAGAAACACCAGAATAGATGGTAACTACCTGTCTTATCAAAATAGCTAAGTGCAGAGCTCAACAGCTTTCCAatctgcctagcacaatggagaccCAATCCTGGTCATGGCTTTTGGGTgctattaatataaataatagagTAATGGGGACTTTCATTTTATATTCATTGTATGATATTTGTAGTCTGTCATGAAAATATGATGCCACACTAAAATAATCTGTTGATTCAGTTTCAGAATGGGAATGTACATTATCTTTTTTATTAGATTTGACTTTGATTAGTAAATTTTAACATTTACCATAAACCTTTCAAAATTAATTTACCcttgaatgtatttttttttttttgttctcaggTAAACCTGAAGGTAAGAAATAGTGAGTGCCATTTGGAGGATCCTATGCTTGCAATcagattgatttaaaaaatatatatagttgtGTAATCAAGGCTTCACAATTACTACTATGTTCAGGATTATATGACTCAGCCATATAAAATACTCCTGCATAGAGCTTGCAGGCCTTTTCAGCTATTTAACTGGAAAACAAATGTACAGTGTCTGTTGGTATGGttgaggcagtgtggtccaatgGAAACCTGGGTTCCTTTCCAGTCTGGGCCAGCCTTCTACTTTCagagcttgggcaaatcacttcatacTGCTCTTCAGTTTCTCCAGCCATAAGATGGGGCTTATGATATCTACCTAccttttataaagcattttgagatgtatgGATAAAAAGCAatgactattattattaattattattttattattattatttatatagtaaagaccatattttcaaatgtttctaATTTTCCCTTATTGAATCCATTGCTTTAGAGAGAAGTTGTCATTAATGAGATATTTTTCTCTAATCCAGCAGAAAGGaggccattttttaaaagtgaaagctCCTCATGCTCACATAGTTTAACTAAACCACTCCTCCAGTGTTTCTGCCTCCACAGAGTGGGAAATGTTTACTGTTTTTCTCACTCTGAAAAGGTTTTTGCAAGGAATTCCTTTTCTCTGGGAAGTGATGTTCTCTTTATATTCTCTAGGATTTAAGCATTTGGACTGGAGAGCAgcacttcacaacatccttttaATGTCAGGTTAATTGTAGTTTGAGAGGGTCACTTTTGTTTCTAGCCACATAGTCACTTCTCTGTTTGAAGTTGACTGATTTTGTTCTACTTCACTGTTTTATTACTTGTTCTGTGTGGCTTGTTGTCACTACTATCTACTCCGCCGGAATTATAATTTCTAGAGAAGTGGAGCTAACACGAGAGTGGGAAACTAGTTTTCTTGCAATTGTAGTTTCTCCTAGAATGAAGCAAATGTTCTGAACAGAACTCATAAATTCATATTGGGACAGGAGGAATATTCTGTATATGCTCGGTTTAAGATGGGATTCTCTTATCTTTAAATCAGGAGGGGAGAATTTTAAATGAggttaaaatgtcacaataattACCTCAGTAgttctttatttctttaaattgtaataataataaaacatgaAAGGAGGAGCTTTGTTTCAAAAAAGGAACTCTACATGCATTCCACTGGATTGGACAGAAATATCGCATACTTTGTTACTTCGTTCCAGAACAGTGGATCCAATGCagaaaacttaaaaacaaaaacaaaaaaacccctaatatTGTCTTTtggactttttatttattaactaaGCTAACATCAAAGCCAACATGCACAAATTCTATATTTTGTATGTGCATTGAGACTCAGGTAAAAGGGAGTGCAGGAGAACGCTAATTACTAAAGAAAATCTTTTATTACTTAATAGGGAATTTGTAGCTAGTAGAGTGAAGGCATATATTGGAAAAACTTGGGGAAAAAGTAACATCTGTCAGACACTTGAAAGATGGGAACATGGATATTTAATGAGCATGTGCTCAATTCTGTCGCCTTCACTTTTGCAAGTAAGGATTGCAAGATTGGACCTATGTGAAGCTATTCAGATTGCTTTATAACCTGTTTAAGAattgtgtgtgtagggggtgttTGGTTTActtttttggggtttttgttttgcatgAATGTTAAAATAGCATGCAAATATCCAGGTAATTATTAATATAGTATTACTTGACAATGTGAAGCTATAATTTCAAAACATCTGTAATGTGgatttgtttcatttcttttattgtggctgtttttcattttattaaaaacactcACTAAGTGTACATGTAACATTTTCTGCATAGCTTCTCGttgattatatttaaatatagGTATTTTCTAGTTAACGTCATTCCATCTGTTTAgcataaaaaaaattgtttgctttTATCCAAACACATAAGTATAGCAAAGTTGCTTGTATGGATGTGTTAGAAATTGTTGCTGCAAACAACAGAATTGGTATATAACAACTATAAGACTATACAATTATAAAACTAAACAGAACAGAACAAGTGTACCATACAGTGAAATACAATATCAGAATGTTCCTTTATTTGCCAGAAAACTAAATGCATCATCTGATAGGTCATTTCCATCTCTAACTACTGAGAGTCAAACTAACAGATGAAAGTTTTGCCTTTGTAGGTACAATACAGATCCAAAAACGTCAACAATTGGTAGAAAAAACACATGAAGATGAACTAAATGGTATGAAAGATGACCTTTACCAGTGCCAACGAGAGCAAGGAGTTAAAGCAGACTATAAGGTAGGGGTAGGTGTGATCTTTTCATTACAAATCATTGGGGAATATTATCTCCCCATGAGAGGTGTGTACCTTACATTAGTGTTGAATCTGTTATTTTTATATGTTGAGAGAATGCTTTATCCCTAAGAAACAATGGAATCTACTCTTttctacaggtttcagaatagcagccttgttagtctgtatccgcaaaaagaaaaggagtacttgtggcacttcagagagtaacaaatttatttgagcataagcttttgtgagctacagctcacttcatcggatgcatgtagtggaaaataccgtggggagagaacatgaaacaatgggtgttaccatacacactgtaacaagagtgatcaggtaaggtgagctattaccagcaggagggtggaggtggggggaaccttttgtagtgataatcaaggtgggccatttccagcagttaacaagaacgtctgaggaacggtgggggggatagttttactttgtgtaatgacctatccactcccagtctttattcaagcctaagttaattgtgtccagtttgcaaattaattccaattcagaatctcctgttggagtctgtttttgaagtttttttgttgaagaattgccatttttaggtctgtaatcgagtgaccaaagagattgaagtattctccaactggtttttgaatgttataattcttgacatctgatttgtgtccatttattcttttacgtagagactgtccggtttggccaatgtacatggcagaggggcattgctggcacatgatggcatatatcacattggtaggtgtgcaggtgaacgagcctctaatagtgtggctgatgtgattaggccctatgatggtgtcccctgaatagatatgtggaaacAGTTGGCAGTGGgcaaaggataggttcctgggttagtgtttttgttgtgtggtgtgtggttgctggtgagtatttgcttcaggttggggggctgtatgtaagcagggactggcctgtctcccaagatctgtgagagtgatgggtcgtccttcaggataggttgtagatccttgatgatgcactggagaggtttcagttgggtgctgaaggtgatggctagtggcgttctgttattttctttgttgggcctgtcctgtagtagataacttctgggtactcttctgactttgtcaatctgtttcttcacttcagcaggtgggtattgtagttgtaagaacgcttgatagtcagtggtgtctctaatatgaacaagaggctgctaggcagctctccaacaccactttctacaagccattatcctctgatcccactgaggtttaccaaaagaaactacgcCATCATCTTCAGCCTTCAACTAAAGCCTTTcaaacgcatcatcaaggatctacaacctatcctgaaggatgacccatcactctcacagatcttgggaggcaggccagtccttgcttacagatagcccccaaacctgaagcaaatactcaccagcaaccacataccacacaacaaaaacactaacccaggaacctatccttgcaacaaagcccgttgccaactgtgtccacatatctattcaggggacaccgtcatagggcccaatcacatcagccacattatcggaggctcgttcacctgcacatctaccaaaacagactccaacgagagactgctgaattggaattaatttgcaaactggatacaattaacttaggcttgaataaagactgggagtggatgggtcattacacaaaataaaactattcccctcccctcccctccccattgttcctcagacgctcttgtcaactgctggaaatgacccaccttgattatcactacaaaaggttccccccacccccaccctcctgctggtaataggtcaccttacctgatcacttttgttaccgtgtgtatggtaacacccattgtttcatgttctctgtgtatagaaaatctccccactgtattttccactacatgcgtcggatgaagtgagctgtagctcacgaaagcttatgctcaaataaatttgttagcctctaaggtgccacaagtcctccttttcttttctacaGATAACTCAGCTATATTTTTATTGGACCTTTATTTGCCTTTTAATTTATGTCTCAACAGTACATATGtataatacatatttttcttcattaaatTCTCTTAAATTCTTACATAACATTATTATAAATTATATtgtgaaaaaagttttttttttaacctgttgcCAAAAACTTCATAATTTGATCAAATTTTAAGAGTAAAATAGCTTTTTGAAGTAATATAGGAGTCACTGAGGGCAGAATTCAGTTAGCAGTATATTGATTACAGGTGATGATGCATGGAACAGAAATAATGTAGGCTTTAAGAGCCCAGTTGGGATACGTTTTTTTGTAAAGTTAACAGCCCTACATTTTATTTGTAGACTGAGCAAACCTGAAATGGAATCAGTGAGACACAATAAACATGGGATCATACAGTACCATTTTTAATTCCTCACCCTGTTTTGGGCAAGGGGAAAGCAAGGTTTGATTTCCTTGTTCCCTACTCTAGCATCTCTTGACCAAAGGGATGAAGAAAGTAACCAGAAGATGTGGTTGGAATAATATTGGCCCCTTTGAGCCATTTGCCAACTGCATTTACATCCTGGGGATCTGGTTAGACTCTCTACTTCTGTTAGAAGAACAGGTAGCAGCAacaggctgattttttttcattatcaCACAGCCATAAAATTGTGAGCAATTTTTTGGATGTAGACCTTGAAGTTATTTATCCCTTTGTCACCCTGACAGAGCACTGCAGTGTGTTTTGCATGGGCTTACATTTTAAAACCATCCAGACATGGAAGCTGTTGCAGAATTCAGCAATCTGCTTAAGTGGTTGTTCTTCTTGTGAGCACATTAACCTCTATGATCTGTAATGTCTGCCTATTGGTTGAAGTTGACTTCAAGATACTGGTtattctttgagtgatggtccttATGGGTATTCACCCATGGGTACATATGCACTCCATGTGCCTGAGACTTGACAGTATTTCATCAGAACTGCTTAAGAGTGGAGGCCTGGATTTCCAACTCTCTGCTCCTTTGTGATATATACCCTGACAACCCAGAGAAAAAATTCTAAGATGCTCTTTTGCAAACGCTATCCTGCTTCTCAGTCCTGTCATCAAAGGCCCTGTGAGCCCCCTAGGAAGCATCAGAGGTACACTCTTTGGATAGCTGGAGAGCGTTAAGTTTCTATTTACAAAGGACAAAGCTTTTTAGAAAGTCCCTGAGGCTATTTGTATCCATCTCTGAAAGAATGAAAAGAGAGAAGCGATTTCCTTGCAAAGACTCTTGAAATGGATTTTGGGGTTTAGTCTCATCTGCTATGACTTATGGTGGCCCTTCCCCTCAGTATCAGGATCCACTCAGCCAGAACACAAGCTGCCTCAGTGGCTTCCCTGCAGGGAGTTCCCCTCTGAGAAATCCGTTGAGTGGCTACTTGGGATTCCATTCACACCTTTACTAGGCATTACACCTCCTTTGGTTCACCAATCCTAGAATCTGTGGTGTACCATTCTTCCTTGCAGCTTCCCCTCCACAGTGAGTACTGTTTGGGAGTCACCCAAGCTGCCCCTTATGTTCTCAGTGGCATAGGGCATGGGTGCTGCCAAACACCACTACTGAAAAATCTTCTGGTCTCAGGCACACGGAGAACATAcagtagaaactcagagttatgaactgatcagtcaaccacacacctcatttgtaactggaagtacacaatcaggcagcagcacatacaaaaaataaaaagcaaatacagtacagtactgtgttgaACATAAACGactaaaaaataaaggtaaaagagcatttttcttctgcatagtaaaatttcaaagctgtattaagtcaatgttcagttgtaaatttttgaaagaacaaccataacattttgttcagagttacgaacatttcagagttatgaacaacctccattcctgaggtgttgataactttgaggttctacagTATGCACCCACAATGAAAACCCATAGGGATCGCACATCTTGAAGTACTCCAGTTACTATAAGGCAAGTAACCTCCATTTTTAATATCTAGAACTCTGTACTTCCTGAAAAACAGGCCCCGGAAGTATTGCCAAAATGAAACATCTTTGAAATCATGTTTAACTTAACTATGCATCCAAAGATAAAGCTAACACAACATTATGCTTTAGTATATGAGCTTATTCTTGCAGTTCTTAGGAAGAATTTGCACCCCAATACCAGATGGAGCATTGCATAGTTAGATATAGGTGTCTGGGTTTCCTGAAACAGATTGTGGatgttttcgccttcctctgaagcatcaagcACTTAAGGCTAAtattatgtcatggaggtcatggaaggttcagagacctccgtgacatatTCCGCAACAGCCCCAGGGCggcggggctggagctgtcagctggggaccctgcagctcgCAGCAGCCGTGGGTGGTGGTGGAGACCCCggagccacagcagcagtgggagcaggatccccctccatccccattttgtcaagttatttttagtaaaaaatcaGGGAAgttcacaggcttctgtgaatttttgtttattgctcatggcctgtccgtgacttttactaaaaataaccacgacaaaatcttagccttaagcATAGGCCATTCCTAGAATCAGGATACCAGACTTGACGGACCAATAGTCATTTCAGTATACCAACTGTTTTAGGACTGTTATTCAGTGTAGTGCTCGAATAACACTTATGCTTTGTGACTAGTTGGATGATGCTATGAATTCTTAATCTTTTACCTTTTTCAAACTTAAATTGTATGAATTCTAAGATTAATAAATttgcttgtttgctttttgtttgttcagTCACTAAAACAAGACCTTGCCACATGTCTGATCTCtactgaggtagaaaagaaatcATTTGAATCTCAGAAAATAAGTCTTACTGCAGAAAACCAGCGCTTAAGGGAATctctggagagggaagaaaaagcTTTGGACTTACTGCAGGAAGAGTTAAGGAAGCTGAGAGAACAAATTAGAAACTTAGAAGATAAAGGTATTAGTACAGAGTCAGTTGTCATGGAAAATAAAAAACTTAAGGTACATTTGGAAGAGGAAAAGCAGAAAATACACAACTTCCTTAAGCAAAAGGAGACACTTTTTGCAGAAGCACATATGTTACGGAGAGAACTAGACAAAGAACGTCATATAACTGAAGTTCTAAGAGAAGAACTGGAGCAGTTAAGTTCTCATCAGACACCCGACAACACAGACACAGACAATACATTAAGAGAGAACGAAGAAATAGAAACTTTGCGGGGAAGACTAACAGAGCTGGAAAAGAAGCTAAACTTTGAACAACAACGCTCTGATTTGTGGGAAAAACTGTATGTTGAAGTGAAGGACCAAACCGAAAAACAGGAAACTAATAAAAAAGGACAAGAGAAAGATGGTAAAGGAACAAGTAAGACCAAAAAGAAGTCCAAAGAATCATTTTTTGGCTCAGTTAAAGAAACTTTTGATGCCATGAAGAATTCCACAAAGGAGTTTGTAAGACACCATAAAGAAAAGATTAAACAGGCTAAAGAAGCAGTGaaagaaaacctgaaaaaattCTCTGATTCTGTGAAGTCCACATTCAGACACTTCAAAGACACAACTAAAAACATCTTCGATGAAAAGAAGAAGTCTGGTGATAAAAGATATGAGGCAAACAAAAAAGGTAAAACTGTTTTTCGGGAATATAATACTCATGAGAATCCTTCTAAGCATACACACCATAGAGGGCCTAGCATGAAAAAAGAATtcagagaaggaagaaaacagaGATCAACTCACTTTACATTTGAAAAAGATAGTAATTCACAGAAATGCATCAATAACCCAGAATGTAACAGAAAACGTCACTCTGTCCTAAAGGGCTGCTCTGGTATTTTTGAATGCGCTCATCAGGAATTTATTAGCCTGTTTAACAAAGTACTGGACCCTATTAGGGCTGAAGAATTTAATCAgttaatgcaaaaatatttgcagCAAGAAGTAGATAGTTTCCATCACTGGAGAGAACTAGAGAATTTCATCAATAAGTTTTTCCATAATGGGATCTTTATACATGACCAGATGCTGTTCACGGACTTTGTTAGTGATGTTAAGGATTATCTTGAGGACATGAAGGAGTATCAAAGTGACCATGAAGGGATGTTTGAGGATTTGGATAAATACATCTACAGATACTACTTTCATTATGATAATTCACCTCAGTATGGACCCAGGTTGGTTTTTGTGTAATGTTTCCTGAATTAAAATATAGTTTTTAAGGACACCAAAGGAATTAGTATCATTGTTACCTTTTAACCCTAAGATGAATGTGGTGGGATGTCTCATGGGGACAGATTTTATTGGCTGTTGGGGCAAGTGACATTAGCACAGATTCCACTGTACCTTTTACAGCTTTAATGTGTGGGGGATTCCTTTAGAAAATAGTTCTGGATTAAGATTAAGCATTGCTGCTTGGAGCAACTGTTGAATGCAACAGAATGCTTGCTTACTGGCCTGAGCATCTGTggtaaaaaaaatccccccccttcccccccccgcatccATTTTTAACACTGGTTACCAATAAAATTGCAATAACTTTTAAACaacactccctcctcctccccctcattGTTTCTTAAACCCCTTCATGGGGAGGGACAGGTATATTTGATAACTCTTCTGTGAGTTCTCTCCTAGTACATATGACTCTACCAGCTTTTTAGGGGTTTTTACCATTTCGCTGTAGCTTGCCAGGTGACTGAGCTTTGCTGTAGTTGTCCCTTGGGTGTGGATCTTGATCTTTTAGCTCCACAATAAAGCTTTTTCAGAGGTGTTGTAATCACTTTCTTCCCCTGCTTAAGACCCTTCTTATTGATGATGCATTTTGCTTGGATTTTTAATACTTCAGCTGAGTTATTCCACTTACATATTACATtctattttaactgttttttccttTATGGAAATAAGTCCATTTTGATCTGATGAGAGAGGCAAAGTTatgctaatgttaaaaaaaaaaaaagttgtatctctctctccttccacttTACAGTAGGACAGTAACATAACTTTTCCCATTGCACTCTTCTCTATAAAGCATATTTAACCTTTTAGAGCAAGAGcagttttatattaaaaatgtaaatgtactGTTTGTCTTTTGGACTACTGTGCTGCTCCCTTTCTCACTcaactctttttaaaatatttttgaaatagtttgtaattttttttaatcttattgcAGTTTAGCTTTTAGAGAACAACTCTCAGCTGTTTCTTTATTGGTAATAATGATCAAGGGGTAGTTTCTAATTCCTGGTTTTGGTAAATGCACACCACATCTAACTAGCTGTATTTATTTATCTAGATTTTAATTTGCCTGTCCCATTTCATTATTAAAAGAGTTTTATAATATTTTGATTTCTCATGACATTATTATTGGGTAGCTTATTTTTCTATGCTCTGAATTAATTCTGAATGAGACTAAAACATCTGTTCACTGTTAAaggcatttaattttaaatatatttagtgACTACGTTATTTATCACTAAATAAATATTAAGaatattaagcaaagtaagaCTGTATAGCCTTTTGCTTCAAAAGTGTGGGATGTGAGACTGTAGTACAAGCATAAAATTCCTTGGAGTTCCTATCATAGCAAAAAACACAAAAGATGAGCTTCAACTGTTTAACTGCATCCCCCAGCCCTCCACATAAGTGCTTGTATTGTGCATACACAGACATACATTATGGTGCAGATGTTACTATTTGAAACTTGGTTTGCGTATGGTCCAAATATCTTCATGTAGGAGTATTGTTCAGTCCTAACCAGCGTTGTGTTCCCTGTAAGTCAAGCAGAGTGGTGTGGTATGGAAACTTGCACTGGAGCTTATTTACCCTGACCCTAACTAGGGCTTTGCGTAATCTATTCAGTACATTTTGAGAGTACTAagtacataataaataaataaaacccaccaACTGTAACTCTCCTTTGAGCACTGGTAGTGAAATAATTATGGATGTAGTTGATTTTATTAAGATATTTTCAACAGCTCTAACCAAATTTTGTTTATTCCTTTCAGTCGACCTGCTAAAAGGCCTACTTTCACACAGTCTGAAAGTTCCAGACATGAAAAACAAACTCAGAAGCACCACCACCGTAATAAGAGAGAAGGTAAATGGCATAAACATGGTCGCACTAATGGAAGACACATGGCAAATCTTGAAATAGAATTGGGGCAATTACCCTTTGATCCAAAATATTAAGTAATTTGTGTATGGTAAAATCAGGAAGATAAGTAGATAATTTCTAGTGGTTCCTCAATGGAAACTAAttgtttttcaacaaaactgCAAGATGCAAGTGTTTCTTTATACAGATTGATTTTTACCCTGCTGTTCAAAAGCAGCAATCAAACTTCCTAACTCGCATTTTCTCTAGTGTTGCTTTACTGTTCTTTGGAAATGATTGTGGTTGTAGTTGTACTGTTATGGAAACTAGGTATATTGTGACTCTTCTGTGAAAAATAGGCTTAATTGCATTCCATTAGTATAGTTCAAACTTGAATCATACATAATGTACATGTAATTAACATGGTTTAGTGTACTAACTTCATCTCGTCCTTCAGAAAGTAGATCTAAATTATGGCAACGCTTCTGTTAATGTTTTGTAATCTTATACTTGCTTCTTGTCTTTTTTGGGGGTTCAAGAGCCTG
The Eretmochelys imbricata isolate rEreImb1 chromosome 10, rEreImb1.hap1, whole genome shotgun sequence genome window above contains:
- the CCPG1 gene encoding cell cycle progression protein 1 isoform X6, producing MSENSSDSDSSGGWTVINHEGSDIETVTSENGRTNSNLEFASEEYATLVEEEEQPFDLRAECSKDDVVSMVEASPAALEETQAVPEAKKEKLPDHGSCIGANSDDSDIVTLETPKVEEIGTQEEAAVVDEEAQGSDDFNMGSSSSSQYTFCQPETEGWWEKLRKIPECVRGWGDDLKEHVSGSLPFQGFPPQPSDDESSSDETSNRSSPTLRRRRAKKRLVSNSESEGGAPNEQDSEPPKEQQHKRQFSSGLNRCIILALVIAISMGFGHFYGKPEGTIQIQKRQQLVEKTHEDELNGMKDDLYQCQREQGVKADYKSLKQDLATCLISTEVEKKSFESQKISLTAENQRLRESLEREEKALDLLQEELRKLREQIRNLEDKGISTESVVMENKKLKVHLEEEKQKIHNFLKQKETLFAEAHMLRRELDKERHITEVLREELEQLSSHQTPDNTDTDNTLRENEEIETLRGRLTELEKKLNFEQQRSDLWEKLYVEVKDQTEKQETNKKGQEKDGKGTSKTKKKSKESFFGSVKETFDAMKNSTKEFVRHHKEKIKQAKEAVKENLKKFSDSVKSTFRHFKDTTKNIFDEKKKSGDKRYEANKKGKTVFREYNTHENPSKHTHHRGPSMKKEFREGRKQRSTHFTFEKDSNSQKCINNPECNRKRHSVLKGCSGIFECAHQEFISLFNKVLDPIRAEEFNQLMQKYLQQEVDSFHHWRELENFINKFFHNGIFIHDQMLFTDFVSDVKDYLEDMKEYQSDHEGMFEDLDKYIYRYYFHYDNSPQYGPSRPAKRPTFTQSESSRHEKQTQKHHHRNKREGKWHKHGRTNGRHMANLEIELGQLPFDPKY
- the CCPG1 gene encoding cell cycle progression protein 1 isoform X5, whose protein sequence is MLPLHSQPLQHGKINSWNHYHADGSFQEKATLKMSENSSDSDSSGGWTVINHEGSDIETVTSENGRTNSNLEFASEEYATLVEEEEQPFDLRAECSKDDVVSMVEASPAALEETQAVPEAKKEKLPDHGSCIGANSDDSDIVTLETPKVEEIGTQEEAAVVDEEAQGSDDFNMGSSSSSQYTFCQPETGFPPQPSDDESSSDETSNRSSPTLRRRRAKKRLVSNSESEGGAPNEQDSEPPKEQQHKRQFSSGLNRCIILALVIAISMGFGHFYGKPEGTIQIQKRQQLVEKTHEDELNGMKDDLYQCQREQGVKADYKSLKQDLATCLISTEVEKKSFESQKISLTAENQRLRESLEREEKALDLLQEELRKLREQIRNLEDKGISTESVVMENKKLKVHLEEEKQKIHNFLKQKETLFAEAHMLRRELDKERHITEVLREELEQLSSHQTPDNTDTDNTLRENEEIETLRGRLTELEKKLNFEQQRSDLWEKLYVEVKDQTEKQETNKKGQEKDGKGTSKTKKKSKESFFGSVKETFDAMKNSTKEFVRHHKEKIKQAKEAVKENLKKFSDSVKSTFRHFKDTTKNIFDEKKKSGDKRYEANKKGKTVFREYNTHENPSKHTHHRGPSMKKEFREGRKQRSTHFTFEKDSNSQKCINNPECNRKRHSVLKGCSGIFECAHQEFISLFNKVLDPIRAEEFNQLMQKYLQQEVDSFHHWRELENFINKFFHNGIFIHDQMLFTDFVSDVKDYLEDMKEYQSDHEGMFEDLDKYIYRYYFHYDNSPQYGPSRPAKRPTFTQSESSRHEKQTQKHHHRNKREGKWHKHGRTNGRHMANLEIELGQLPFDPKY